The following proteins are co-located in the Methylomonas sp. 11b genome:
- a CDS encoding HupE/UreJ family protein translates to MIFRTFKDGRWLMAALLMIQSVWVYAHPPGLSSLDVTIKPAQIDAKVTFALQDIEAFAPMDSDLDAEVTDAEREAAKPAIAKLLAAQLRVSVDSRDVQPSEPGQVSFDDQNNARVELHYAAHVQTALLLQSKFLALLPDGHQQYLTVRDADGKALAEKMLGKHDDQISLPIANAAAESPQAPFAAFGDFFKLGIEHIVTGYDHLLFLFALLAVTHSFWPALKIITFFTIAHSITLACAGLNLIELPSSFVEPFIAATIIYVGVENIIRGDHPKGRHWLTFGFGLIHGFGFAGVLQEMDISSGDTGILLPLLSFNLGIETGQIAVAAIVLPMIWWLNNKVETAEKFLKAGSIAVSLMGAFWLVERIML, encoded by the coding sequence ATGATATTTCGCACCTTTAAAGATGGACGATGGCTGATGGCGGCATTGTTGATGATCCAATCGGTCTGGGTTTACGCGCATCCGCCCGGCCTGAGCTCGCTGGATGTAACGATCAAACCCGCGCAAATTGATGCCAAGGTGACCTTTGCCTTGCAAGACATCGAAGCCTTCGCGCCGATGGATAGCGATTTGGACGCGGAGGTGACCGATGCCGAGCGTGAAGCGGCCAAGCCAGCAATTGCCAAATTGCTGGCCGCGCAACTGCGCGTCAGTGTCGATAGCCGGGATGTTCAGCCTAGCGAACCTGGGCAGGTCAGTTTCGACGATCAAAATAATGCGCGGGTGGAACTGCACTATGCGGCGCATGTGCAAACAGCTTTGTTGCTACAGTCGAAGTTTTTGGCTTTGCTGCCCGACGGCCATCAGCAGTATTTGACGGTCAGGGACGCCGACGGCAAAGCGCTTGCCGAGAAAATGCTGGGCAAACACGACGATCAAATCAGTTTACCCATCGCTAACGCGGCGGCGGAGTCCCCCCAAGCTCCGTTTGCGGCGTTTGGCGATTTTTTTAAGCTGGGCATCGAGCACATCGTCACCGGTTACGACCATCTGCTGTTTTTGTTCGCTTTGTTGGCGGTCACTCACAGCTTCTGGCCGGCCTTGAAAATCATCACGTTTTTTACGATAGCCCATTCCATCACCCTGGCTTGCGCCGGACTTAACTTGATCGAGTTGCCCAGCAGTTTTGTCGAGCCGTTCATTGCCGCGACGATTATCTATGTGGGTGTGGAGAACATCATCCGCGGCGACCATCCCAAGGGCCGGCACTGGTTGACCTTTGGTTTTGGTTTGATCCACGGTTTTGGTTTTGCCGGCGTGTTGCAGGAAATGGATATTTCTTCGGGCGATACCGGCATCTTGTTGCCCTTGCTGTCGTTCAATTTAGGCATAGAAACCGGACAAATCGCCGTCGCCGCTATCGTGTTGCCGATGATCTGGTGGCTGAATAATAAAGTCGAGACTGCCGAGAAGTTTCTAAAAGCCGGTTCGATTGCCGTCAGCTTGATGGGCGCATTCTGGTTGGTGGAGCGAATCATGCTGTAA
- a CDS encoding MotA/TolQ/ExbB proton channel family protein: MELTHTLEQILYMISSSLYLPVLLIVTLLAAYSVYVCGRLAQEWLERRKAGSRTVRLFNLDLAVALGRQQRANAAPLDVELELLLQTHEHQQLIKLDQVRFVIKLGPALGLMGTLIPMGISLAALAQGNIPSMAGSMVTAFTATVTGLGCGVITYLVALVREQWLRADFAAMRHQAELAASRILDAQDLTIAEESHALSETL, translated from the coding sequence GTGGAACTCACCCATACACTAGAACAAATTCTGTACATGATCTCGTCGTCGCTCTACCTGCCGGTATTGCTGATCGTCACTTTGCTGGCCGCTTATTCGGTCTATGTCTGCGGTCGTTTGGCGCAGGAATGGCTGGAACGACGCAAGGCCGGCTCGCGCACCGTGCGCTTGTTCAATCTCGATCTGGCCGTCGCGCTGGGGCGCCAGCAACGCGCCAATGCCGCGCCGCTGGACGTGGAATTGGAGTTGCTGCTGCAAACCCACGAACATCAGCAATTGATCAAGTTGGACCAAGTTCGCTTTGTCATTAAATTGGGGCCGGCGCTGGGTTTGATGGGCACTTTGATTCCGATGGGTATTTCCCTGGCTGCCTTGGCACAAGGCAACATTCCCAGCATGGCCGGCAGCATGGTCACCGCGTTTACCGCTACCGTCACCGGTTTGGGCTGCGGCGTAATCACCTATCTGGTGGCATTGGTACGCGAGCAATGGCTGCGTGCCGATTTTGCGGCGATGCGCCATCAGGCCGAACTGGCTGCCAGTCGGATTCTGGACGCACAAGACCTGACTATCGCGGAGGAAAGCCATGCGCTATCTGAGACGCTCTAA
- a CDS encoding DUF2149 domain-containing protein, whose amino-acid sequence MRYLRRSNLHRNSEPLEDPIAGVANLFDASVVFIVSMMVALFMAYNMLDLMNPESTVTMTKENADGTMEIVSKKGSQIKVSKVTDRKLSGSGERLGTAYRLNDGKVVYVPE is encoded by the coding sequence ATGCGCTATCTGAGACGCTCTAATCTGCACCGCAACAGCGAGCCGCTGGAAGATCCGATTGCCGGCGTCGCGAATCTGTTCGATGCCAGCGTGGTGTTCATCGTTAGCATGATGGTGGCCTTGTTCATGGCTTACAACATGCTGGATTTGATGAACCCGGAGTCGACTGTGACGATGACCAAGGAGAACGCCGACGGCACGATGGAGATCGTCAGTAAGAAGGGTTCGCAGATCAAGGTATCCAAAGTCACCGACCGCAAACTCAGCGGTTCCGGCGAGCGCTTGGGGACCGCCTATCGCTTGAACGACGGCAAGGTAGTTTATGTGCCGGAATAA
- a CDS encoding cobaltochelatase subunit CobN: MCRNKYWAWLLIPLLWLATGLAAAETPINLSLILGDLDSQTAVEATAKLQNDPLLKGVSIRVYSSSKLAQADSAALQTSHLVLAQITGRGILREGGEMFKQIVARGGKLYAVGLSYDADFADYGLQLDKELQAYMSAGGADNAANMIRLALAKFKNVQADIAPPQAQPEIGAFDVRSKQLFADFDSYQKAYAGFKAGQPWIAILFYRSSALSGQTDTVKTLAENLEAKGYNVLPVFGYPYDKTLEKMLINADGKSRVEAIAALALKIGASPDKTVPTLTRLGVPVLNGIALNSQSQTQWTESATGLDVMERAWQVALPEFAGEIAPTVVASKESVHDKITGQDFVRETPIPERIARYADRLDKWVKLRSTGNADKKVALMYYNYPPGKENIGASYLNVLPESLLQILERLRKEGYQLGNAPQDGDALKAAVKNHGINLGNWEPGAIAEAAASGRAVLLPIEDYQKWFDTLPETFKAAMLKSWGKPEDSKIGAWTDAKGKRFLILPALQYGNLLLAPQPSRGWEQDVKKLYHDVTMPPHHQYVAFYLWLQKGYGANAMIHLGTHATHEWLSGKEVGFSAVDPGEILMADVPQIYPYIMDDVGEALQAKRRAMATIISHMTPPLDKADLNPELAKLAGLLDDYNVAAQKSEQLAKIRLDEINQIAGKAGLLKDLKMQRAETGDQLEELEHYLKEIREKKVPMGLHTFGKAPDEATRLRFAEAIVSRDTKLKGEARKQKIQAMANIIADSANAEMDALMDALAGFYIAAGSGGDPLRNPDALPTGKDLYGFDPSRIPSESVYNEGARLAEQVVADFKKQHGHYPERLVFNLWGVESSRHEGVMEAEIMHLLGVKPHWDERGRTQGVDVIARDKLGRPRVDVTIIPSGLYRDLFSSVIKLLDQAETKAQEQDEPDNPLRRHIQETQAELVKRGLKAEEALDMASARLFSVPSGAYGTNLDRAIPLSNTWTDEKQLADIFFNRMHHVYGRGHWGEAASQDATLAVDLFKMSLKDTDAVIHSRSSNVYASLDGDDFFQYLGGTAMAARQVNGKTPEVLVADLSDPTAAKTMSLERYQGREMQSRYLNPKWIESMLKEGYAGARFINMVAENLWGWQVTVPEAVGSEKWQAMYETYVEDKYQLDIQKKFEQADNLLAYQAMVDRMLVAINKGYWKADPAVKAKLEQVNKEVIAKAGVACNKDTCSSPEITKLAEQQDAAKAAKAAAPGAQAQPPASAAAQSQPQPIQSQPQSQQPPAQSQAQAAPDAAKPLEGYEMEEKKAASDSDSAEQQQPLSSAQSWWLSFAILLLFAAGYLRGSWEQRKQKT; the protein is encoded by the coding sequence ATGTGCCGGAATAAATACTGGGCCTGGCTGCTGATCCCGTTGCTGTGGTTGGCGACCGGTTTGGCAGCGGCCGAAACGCCTATCAACCTGAGCCTGATCCTCGGTGACCTGGATTCGCAAACCGCCGTCGAAGCCACGGCCAAACTGCAAAATGATCCGTTGTTGAAAGGCGTGTCGATCCGAGTGTATTCCAGCTCCAAGCTGGCGCAAGCCGATAGTGCTGCATTGCAAACATCCCATCTGGTACTAGCGCAGATTACCGGGCGCGGCATTCTGCGCGAGGGCGGCGAGATGTTCAAACAGATCGTCGCGCGCGGCGGCAAGCTGTACGCGGTGGGTTTGAGTTACGACGCGGATTTCGCCGACTACGGCCTGCAACTGGACAAAGAGCTGCAAGCCTATATGTCGGCCGGCGGCGCCGACAATGCCGCCAACATGATCCGACTGGCCTTGGCCAAATTCAAAAACGTCCAGGCCGACATCGCGCCGCCGCAAGCTCAGCCGGAAATCGGCGCCTTCGACGTGCGCAGCAAGCAATTGTTCGCGGATTTTGATAGCTACCAAAAAGCTTACGCGGGTTTCAAAGCAGGCCAACCGTGGATAGCCATTTTGTTCTATCGCTCCTCGGCTTTGTCCGGGCAAACCGATACGGTAAAAACTTTGGCCGAAAATCTGGAGGCCAAAGGCTACAACGTACTGCCGGTGTTCGGCTACCCCTACGACAAAACTCTGGAAAAAATGCTGATCAATGCCGACGGCAAATCACGGGTCGAAGCCATCGCCGCGCTAGCCTTGAAGATCGGCGCCAGCCCGGACAAAACCGTACCGACGCTGACGCGTTTGGGGGTGCCGGTGTTAAACGGTATTGCCTTGAATAGCCAAAGCCAGACGCAATGGACCGAGTCCGCAACTGGTCTGGACGTCATGGAGCGGGCCTGGCAAGTGGCCTTGCCGGAATTCGCCGGCGAAATCGCCCCGACCGTGGTCGCCAGCAAGGAGAGCGTACACGACAAGATCACCGGCCAGGATTTCGTCCGCGAAACCCCAATCCCGGAACGCATCGCCCGCTACGCCGACCGCCTGGACAAGTGGGTGAAATTGCGCAGTACCGGCAACGCCGACAAAAAAGTCGCCTTGATGTACTACAACTACCCGCCGGGCAAGGAGAACATCGGCGCCTCCTATTTGAACGTGTTGCCGGAATCGTTGCTGCAAATCTTGGAGAGACTGCGTAAGGAAGGGTATCAATTGGGCAATGCGCCGCAAGATGGCGATGCCTTGAAAGCCGCTGTCAAAAATCACGGCATCAACCTAGGCAACTGGGAGCCCGGCGCGATTGCCGAAGCCGCCGCCAGCGGCCGCGCGGTGTTGCTGCCGATCGAAGACTACCAAAAATGGTTCGACACCTTGCCGGAAACCTTCAAGGCGGCGATGCTGAAGTCGTGGGGCAAACCGGAAGACAGCAAGATCGGCGCCTGGACCGACGCCAAGGGCAAGCGCTTTTTGATCCTACCGGCGCTGCAATACGGCAATCTGCTGCTGGCACCGCAACCGTCGCGCGGTTGGGAGCAGGACGTCAAAAAACTCTACCACGACGTGACCATGCCGCCGCACCATCAATACGTGGCGTTTTACTTATGGCTGCAAAAAGGCTATGGCGCGAACGCGATGATCCATCTGGGCACCCACGCCACCCACGAATGGCTATCCGGTAAGGAAGTGGGTTTCAGCGCAGTCGATCCCGGCGAGATTCTGATGGCCGACGTGCCGCAGATTTACCCCTACATCATGGATGACGTCGGCGAAGCCTTGCAGGCCAAGCGCCGAGCGATGGCGACGATTATTTCGCATATGACGCCGCCTTTGGACAAGGCCGATCTGAATCCGGAACTGGCTAAGCTGGCGGGTTTACTGGACGACTACAACGTCGCCGCGCAAAAAAGCGAACAGCTGGCAAAGATCAGGCTGGATGAGATCAACCAGATCGCCGGCAAGGCCGGGCTGCTGAAAGACCTGAAAATGCAACGCGCCGAAACCGGCGACCAGCTGGAAGAGCTGGAACATTATTTAAAGGAAATCCGCGAGAAAAAAGTGCCGATGGGCTTGCATACCTTTGGCAAGGCGCCGGACGAAGCAACCCGCTTGCGTTTTGCCGAAGCCATCGTGTCGCGCGACACCAAGCTGAAAGGTGAGGCCCGCAAGCAGAAAATCCAGGCCATGGCCAACATCATAGCCGACAGCGCCAACGCCGAAATGGACGCGCTGATGGATGCGCTGGCCGGCTTCTATATCGCAGCCGGCAGCGGCGGCGACCCGTTGCGTAACCCGGACGCGTTGCCGACCGGCAAGGATTTGTACGGTTTCGATCCGTCGCGGATTCCCAGCGAGTCGGTTTATAACGAAGGCGCACGACTGGCGGAGCAAGTGGTCGCCGATTTCAAAAAGCAGCACGGCCACTATCCGGAGCGGCTGGTATTCAATTTGTGGGGCGTGGAAAGCTCGCGCCACGAAGGCGTGATGGAAGCCGAGATCATGCATCTGCTCGGCGTCAAACCGCATTGGGACGAACGCGGTCGCACCCAAGGTGTGGACGTGATTGCGCGGGATAAACTGGGCCGGCCACGCGTCGATGTCACCATCATTCCGTCCGGTTTGTATCGGGATTTGTTCTCCTCAGTCATCAAGCTGTTGGATCAGGCCGAAACCAAGGCTCAGGAACAGGACGAGCCGGACAATCCATTACGCCGGCATATCCAGGAAACCCAGGCTGAATTGGTCAAGCGCGGATTGAAAGCTGAGGAAGCGTTGGACATGGCTTCGGCCCGCTTGTTCAGCGTGCCGTCCGGTGCCTACGGCACCAATTTGGATCGGGCGATTCCGCTGTCCAACACCTGGACCGACGAAAAGCAACTGGCCGACATATTCTTCAACCGCATGCACCACGTTTACGGTCGCGGCCATTGGGGCGAAGCAGCCAGCCAGGACGCGACGCTGGCGGTGGACTTATTCAAAATGTCGTTAAAGGATACCGACGCGGTGATCCACAGCCGCTCTAGTAACGTCTACGCCAGCCTGGACGGCGACGACTTCTTCCAATATCTGGGCGGCACCGCAATGGCGGCAAGGCAGGTCAACGGCAAAACCCCTGAAGTGTTGGTCGCCGATTTGTCCGACCCGACCGCTGCCAAGACTATGAGTCTGGAGCGCTATCAGGGCCGGGAAATGCAAAGCCGCTACCTGAACCCGAAATGGATAGAGTCGATGTTGAAAGAAGGCTATGCCGGCGCCCGCTTCATCAATATGGTCGCGGAAAACCTGTGGGGTTGGCAGGTGACGGTGCCGGAAGCGGTCGGCAGCGAGAAATGGCAGGCGATGTACGAAACCTACGTCGAGGACAAATACCAGCTGGACATCCAGAAAAAGTTCGAACAGGCCGACAACCTGCTGGCCTACCAAGCGATGGTGGATCGGATGTTGGTGGCTATCAACAAAGGCTACTGGAAAGCCGATCCGGCGGTGAAAGCCAAGCTGGAACAAGTTAACAAGGAAGTCATTGCCAAAGCTGGCGTGGCCTGCAACAAGGACACTTGCAGCAGCCCGGAAATCACCAAGCTAGCCGAACAACAGGATGCAGCCAAGGCTGCGAAAGCAGCGGCGCCGGGGGCGCAAGCCCAACCACCGGCATCCGCAGCGGCTCAGTCACAGCCGCAGCCCATACAGAGTCAGCCGCAATCGCAACAGCCACCCGCGCAGTCTCAAGCACAAGCTGCGCCGGATGCCGCCAAGCCTCTGGAAGGCTATGAGATGGAAGAGAAGAAAGCCGCCAGCGACAGCGACAGCGCCGAGCAACAGCAACCGTTGAGTTCGGCGCAAAGCTGGTGGTTGAGTTTCGCGATATTGCTGTTGTTTGCTGCCGGTTATCTGCGCGGTAGTTGGGAGCAGCGTAAGCAAAAAACCTAG
- a CDS encoding TonB-dependent receptor, whose protein sequence is MSRLSLITLLALSNLAYSTQILAEEIDQAAAGSTETTKTDKSAGNEDTLGATVVTATRSEMSAAMAPANVSVITTDNTENRLTQRIGDALKDVPGVYLRGSAYGTNFPGSSVASSSFHGVSGTNRSLYLIDGLPVNTGSNGNVDWNILNMDDAQQVEYVPGPFSALYGSGAMGGVLNVISKVPTKREGRLSFGAGGAAVDQWGIKGRYRDRFENGLGISLTFNHMDSDNWAVSDYVTVARSTTATNGASVPVLGATPTINNQGAPVYLIGDKGRRPWEQNNASLHLYYDLTPSTQIDGGMSWSRSETSDTGSYNSYLTRSNGNPLAIGVGNAGNPSNNINIDGRRYNVYEQLFLHSLPSIEDTRRYFTHLKHDFGHDVKLNIDFQYMQHETYSPFANVTSDSLSGGTGQLTVTPSNRIDGNVALRFPFLWAQRNFLTVGFGATHSELEGQSRYALGNWRNWDSITSRTAFGSGESSIYSAYLQDELWIMSNLIAHLGVRYDDWSTSGLNQSTSPAVNRSYQERSVGQFNPKFSLTWLPVDGYKLFASTGWAFRPPTNFELYGNTQTSTVLTEPNPNLEPETMHSWEVGGEATPIGGTTIAASYFHHYISDLIYAKSGIPTPGLLQTLTERQNAGKAEVEGVEVKLRQKLYWDWLHFNGTYTLNDSIITENTANPLIVGKQMVQLPETMFSGALDVKYDKWIGGIIGRYVSQPYFDDQNLDQYTNVPGSYDPYFLVDTRIAYQATKNIDLSFSVNNLLAREYSAFYQQAGRTVYGEISYSF, encoded by the coding sequence TTGTCTCGTTTATCTTTAATAACGCTGTTGGCCTTGAGCAATTTGGCCTACAGCACTCAAATCCTGGCGGAAGAAATCGATCAAGCTGCGGCGGGGTCTACCGAAACCACGAAGACAGACAAATCGGCGGGCAACGAAGACACGTTGGGCGCAACCGTGGTGACCGCTACCCGCTCGGAAATGAGCGCCGCGATGGCCCCTGCGAATGTCAGTGTGATTACCACCGATAATACTGAAAACCGCCTGACCCAACGTATCGGCGATGCGTTGAAAGACGTGCCGGGGGTGTATTTGCGCGGGAGTGCTTACGGTACTAACTTTCCTGGATCCAGCGTGGCGTCTTCAAGTTTTCACGGTGTCAGCGGCACTAACCGCTCCTTGTATTTAATCGATGGTCTGCCGGTCAATACCGGCAGCAACGGAAATGTCGATTGGAATATCCTGAACATGGACGACGCCCAGCAAGTGGAGTACGTGCCGGGACCGTTCTCGGCTTTGTACGGCAGCGGGGCGATGGGCGGGGTATTGAACGTGATCTCCAAGGTGCCGACCAAACGCGAGGGCCGCTTGTCGTTTGGTGCCGGCGGCGCGGCGGTCGATCAATGGGGCATCAAGGGCCGTTACCGGGACCGTTTCGAAAACGGTTTAGGGATTTCGTTGACCTTTAATCATATGGATAGCGACAATTGGGCGGTCTCGGATTATGTCACGGTCGCGCGCAGTACCACGGCCACCAACGGTGCGTCGGTGCCGGTGTTAGGCGCAACGCCGACCATCAACAACCAGGGCGCCCCGGTGTATCTGATCGGCGACAAGGGCAGGCGCCCCTGGGAGCAAAATAACGCGTCGCTGCATCTGTATTACGATCTGACGCCCAGCACCCAAATCGACGGCGGCATGAGTTGGAGCCGCAGCGAAACTAGCGATACCGGTAGCTATAACAGTTATTTGACCCGTAGTAACGGCAATCCACTGGCGATAGGCGTCGGCAACGCCGGCAATCCCAGCAATAACATCAATATCGACGGTCGCCGTTACAACGTCTACGAACAATTATTCCTGCATTCCTTGCCGTCAATCGAAGACACGCGGCGTTATTTCACGCATCTGAAGCACGATTTTGGGCATGATGTGAAGTTGAATATCGACTTCCAATACATGCAACACGAGACTTACTCGCCGTTTGCCAACGTTACCTCGGATTCGCTAAGCGGCGGCACTGGCCAATTGACGGTGACGCCCAGCAACCGGATTGACGGTAACGTGGCATTGCGTTTTCCTTTTCTTTGGGCGCAACGCAATTTCCTGACTGTGGGCTTTGGCGCCACGCACAGCGAGTTGGAAGGCCAATCGCGCTATGCACTAGGCAACTGGCGTAACTGGGACTCAATCACCAGCCGCACCGCTTTTGGTAGCGGTGAGTCCAGTATTTATTCGGCCTATTTGCAGGATGAACTGTGGATCATGAGCAATCTGATCGCGCATTTAGGGGTGCGTTATGACGATTGGTCGACCTCGGGTTTGAATCAAAGTACCAGTCCCGCAGTGAACCGCAGCTATCAGGAACGCTCGGTTGGACAGTTTAATCCCAAGTTTAGCCTGACTTGGTTGCCAGTCGACGGCTACAAGTTGTTTGCGTCCACTGGTTGGGCATTTCGTCCGCCCACCAATTTCGAGTTGTACGGCAACACGCAAACATCAACGGTTTTGACCGAACCCAATCCGAACTTGGAACCGGAAACCATGCATTCCTGGGAAGTGGGCGGCGAGGCTACGCCTATCGGGGGCACCACTATAGCAGCCAGCTATTTTCATCATTACATCAGCGATCTGATCTATGCCAAAAGCGGAATTCCGACTCCCGGTTTACTGCAAACGCTCACCGAAAGGCAGAATGCCGGCAAGGCCGAGGTGGAAGGCGTGGAAGTTAAGTTGCGGCAGAAACTGTATTGGGATTGGCTGCACTTCAACGGCACGTACACGCTGAACGATTCGATCATCACCGAAAACACCGCCAATCCGTTAATCGTCGGTAAGCAAATGGTGCAATTGCCGGAAACCATGTTTAGCGGCGCACTGGACGTCAAATACGACAAATGGATCGGTGGCATCATTGGCCGCTATGTCAGTCAGCCGTACTTCGACGATCAGAACCTGGACCAATACACTAATGTGCCGGGTAGCTACGACCCGTATTTTCTGGTTGATACCCGCATCGCGTATCAGGCCACGAAGAATATCGACTTGTCGTTTTCGGTGAATAACTTGTTGGCTAGGGAGTATTCGGCGTTTTACCAACAAGCCGGCCGCACGGTTTATGGGGAAATTTCTTACAGCTTTTAG
- a CDS encoding glycine zipper 2TM domain-containing protein: MFRVASVVVISLLVSPLAMADGHGRGHHKHHHHDRYVEVERVYVPERVVQYVPAPTPAPRYNSNDQRSTQGLVGGALGSVAGYEMSKGDPLGAGIGAAAGAWIGNSMSR; this comes from the coding sequence ATGTTTAGAGTGGCAAGTGTCGTTGTAATTAGTCTGTTGGTTTCGCCGTTAGCAATGGCTGATGGGCATGGACGAGGTCATCACAAACATCACCACCATGACCGGTACGTCGAGGTCGAGCGGGTGTATGTACCGGAGCGGGTTGTGCAATACGTCCCGGCACCGACGCCTGCACCGCGCTACAACAGTAACGACCAACGATCCACTCAGGGCTTGGTAGGCGGCGCGTTAGGTAGTGTAGCGGGTTACGAGATGAGTAAGGGCGATCCGTTGGGAGCCGGCATCGGTGCCGCCGCGGGCGCTTGGATCGGCAACAGTATGAGTCGTTAA
- the hrcA gene encoding heat-inducible transcriptional repressor HrcA: protein MAGGQDLNERSLYLLKTLVERYIQDGQPVGSRLLSKDPQLKLSPASIRNVMADLEEMGLIHSPHTSAGRVPTVSGYRLFVDSLLTVKPLASSELDQLQHGLKGEADKASDVLSKASKLLSDVTRMAGVVTLPRRESVTLRHIEFLPMSNTRVLVIFVTDDQEVHNKIIHTHKQFSPAELQQAANYLNSVYSGRSLAKIRDLIVREMEHDQRQVNQGMMDAVNMAQLTFTEQPNDDYVLSGETNLMGFSELSDMERLKQLFEAFSQKRGVIHLLDQCLQAEGVQIFIGEESGYSAFDHCSLVTAPYSVNDEVVGVLGVIGPTRMAYEKVIPFVDVTAKLLGAALNPK from the coding sequence GTGGCTGGCGGACAAGATTTAAACGAAAGATCGCTGTATTTATTAAAAACCTTGGTTGAACGTTATATCCAGGACGGCCAGCCTGTTGGTTCGCGATTGTTGTCTAAAGATCCGCAGCTAAAGCTTAGTCCGGCCAGTATTCGCAATGTGATGGCGGATCTGGAAGAGATGGGCTTGATCCATTCCCCGCACACTTCCGCCGGCCGAGTACCGACCGTGAGCGGCTATCGTTTATTCGTCGACAGTTTGTTAACCGTCAAGCCTTTGGCATCCAGCGAGTTGGATCAACTGCAACATGGCTTGAAAGGCGAGGCGGATAAGGCTAGCGACGTGTTGAGCAAGGCCTCTAAATTGCTGTCGGACGTGACGCGGATGGCCGGCGTGGTGACTTTGCCGCGCAGAGAAAGCGTCACCTTGCGGCACATCGAATTTCTACCGATGTCCAATACCCGGGTGTTGGTGATTTTCGTCACCGACGACCAGGAAGTGCACAACAAAATTATTCATACCCACAAGCAATTCAGTCCTGCGGAATTACAACAGGCTGCCAACTATTTGAATTCGGTTTATTCCGGCCGCAGCTTGGCGAAAATTCGCGATTTGATCGTGCGGGAGATGGAACACGATCAGCGGCAGGTCAATCAAGGCATGATGGACGCGGTGAACATGGCACAGCTTACCTTCACCGAGCAACCCAACGACGATTATGTATTAAGCGGCGAAACGAATTTAATGGGCTTTTCCGAGTTGTCGGACATGGAGCGTCTTAAACAACTGTTCGAAGCTTTTAGCCAAAAGCGTGGCGTCATCCATTTATTGGATCAGTGTTTACAGGCCGAAGGTGTGCAGATTTTTATCGGTGAAGAGTCCGGCTATAGCGCATTCGATCATTGCAGCTTGGTGACGGCGCCTTATTCAGTGAATGACGAAGTGGTTGGGGTGTTGGGTGTGATTGGACCGACCCGCATGGCTTACGAAAAAGTGATTCCGTTCGTGGATGTGACGGCAAAATTATTGGGCGCGGCCTTGAATCCGAAATAA
- the grpE gene encoding nucleotide exchange factor GrpE: MSHQQSSHEPQSDSDLIAEVLEQTKPMDADEQPNEAPGAAVTVEALQEQLEQAQQQAAANLDKAIRTMAEMENLKKRVQKDLDDERKYGLAKFAKELLSVLDSLELGLQAATGDSPEIVKLREGSELTIKQFESVFAKFNIETVDPIGQVFNPELHQAMVMQPSATAQPNTVLNVFQKGYVLNGRLLRPAMVVVAKADDKPADSAKIDEQA, from the coding sequence ATGAGTCATCAGCAATCTAGCCACGAACCACAATCGGATAGCGATTTGATAGCCGAAGTCTTGGAGCAAACCAAGCCAATGGACGCCGACGAACAGCCTAATGAAGCGCCCGGCGCCGCAGTCACTGTGGAAGCCTTGCAGGAACAACTGGAGCAAGCCCAGCAACAGGCTGCGGCCAATCTGGATAAAGCCATCCGCACCATGGCTGAGATGGAAAATTTAAAAAAACGCGTGCAAAAAGACTTGGACGACGAACGCAAATACGGTCTGGCGAAATTTGCCAAAGAATTGCTGAGTGTTTTGGATAGTCTGGAATTAGGCCTGCAAGCGGCGACCGGCGATAGCCCGGAAATAGTGAAATTGCGCGAAGGCAGCGAATTGACCATCAAACAATTCGAGTCGGTATTTGCCAAGTTTAATATCGAAACCGTCGACCCCATTGGTCAAGTGTTCAATCCGGAATTACACCAGGCCATGGTGATGCAACCCAGCGCCACCGCCCAACCCAACACCGTGTTAAACGTCTTCCAAAAAGGTTATGTATTGAACGGCCGTCTGCTGCGTCCTGCCATGGTGGTGGTGGCCAAAGCCGACGATAAACCGGCCGATAGTGCAAAAATCGATGAGCAGGCTTGA